The Plasmodium reichenowi strain SY57 chromosome Unknown, whole genome shotgun sequence genome contains the following window.
ctttttcttttcttgtcatattttcaatggataatttttttcttttacaTAAATCAAAAGTATCCGGAGCTAAACAATATCCTTTCTCAACTTTCCAATTGAGTGGACATTCttgttcataatttttttcacaaatattattacacTCAAACTTGGTCTTACATTTCTCTTCAAAATCTTTTTTCATAGACaaagtaaaatatttaaaattttttatatttctacATGGACC
Protein-coding sequences here:
- a CDS encoding CPW-WPC family protein, whose amino-acid sequence is SDCPKNWKQVNKYDCIPDNNYKGPCRNIKNFKYFTLSMKKDFEEKCKTKFECNNICEKNYEQECPLNWKVEKGYCLAPDTFDLCKRKKLSIENMTRKEK